One genomic segment of Canis lupus baileyi chromosome 9, mCanLup2.hap1, whole genome shotgun sequence includes these proteins:
- the NGDN gene encoding neuroguidin isoform X1, whose translation MWLFLLHFLFGTEEMLESDLPSAVTLLKNLQEQVMAVTAQIQALIKKVQARAYPTEKGLSLLEVKDQLLLMYLMDLTHLILDKASGGSLQGHPAVLRLVEIRTVLEKLRPLDQKLKYQIDKLVKTAVTGSLSENDPLRFKPHPSNMMSKLSSEDEEEDQTEEGQSEASGKKSAKGTIKKYVPPRLVPVHYDETEAEREKKRLERAKKRALSSSVIRELKEQYSDAPEEIRDARHPHVTRQSQEDQHRINYEESMMVRLSVSKREKGRRKRANVMSSQLHSLTHFSDISALTGGTPHLDEDQNPIKKRKKILKKGRKKKGFRRRR comes from the exons ATGTGGCTCTTCCTCCTGCACTTCCTGTTCGGAACGGAG GAGATGCTGGAGTCAGACCTGCCAAGTGCCGTCACACTTTTGAAAAACCTTCAGGAGCAG GTGATGGCTGTAACTGCACAAATACAAGCTCTGATAAAAAAAGTTCAAGCTAGAGCCTATCCTACAGAGAAG GGTCTCAGCCTCTTGGAAGTAAAAGACCAGCTACTGCTCATGTACCTTATGGATTTAACCCATCTCATCCTGGACAAAGCCTCAGGAGGGTCTCTTCAGGGACATCCTGCAGTTTTGAGACTGGTGGAGATTCGCACG GTTTTGGAAAAGCTTCGTCCCTTGGACCAAAAACTGAAGTATCAAATTGACAAACTAGTCAAGACTGCAGTGACAGGCAGCCTCA GTGAGAATGACCCACTCCGTTTTAAGCCTCATCCCAGCAATATGATGAGCAAG TTGAGCtctgaggatgaggaggaagatCAAACAGAAGAAGGCCAATCTGAAGCTTCAGGGAAGAAATCTGCAAAAGGAACAATTAAGAAATATGTTCCGCCACGCTTGGTTCCAGTACATTATG ATGAAACAGAAGCTGAGCGGGAGAAAAAGCGCCTAGAACGGGCTAAAAAACGGGCATTGAGCAGCTCTGTCATTCGAGAACTGAAGGAGCAATACTCAGATGCTCCAGAGGAAATCCGTGATGCTCGGCATCCTCATGTTACTCGCCAGAGTCAGGAGGATCAACATAG GATTAACTATGAGGAGAGCATGATGGTGCGTTTAAGTGTTAGTAAACGCGAGAAAGGACGGCGAAAACGGGCAAATGTCATGAGCTCACAACTCCATTCCCTCACACACTTCAGTGACATCAGTGCTTTGACAGGAGGAACCCCTCATCTTGATGAG gatcagaatCCTATCAAGAAGCGGAAGAAGATACTGAAGAAAGGTCGGAAGAAAAAAG GTTTTCGGAGGCGGCGGTGA
- the NGDN gene encoding neuroguidin isoform X2, translated as MAAPESSEMLESDLPSAVTLLKNLQEQVMAVTAQIQALIKKVQARAYPTEKGLSLLEVKDQLLLMYLMDLTHLILDKASGGSLQGHPAVLRLVEIRTVLEKLRPLDQKLKYQIDKLVKTAVTGSLSENDPLRFKPHPSNMMSKLSSEDEEEDQTEEGQSEASGKKSAKGTIKKYVPPRLVPVHYDETEAEREKKRLERAKKRALSSSVIRELKEQYSDAPEEIRDARHPHVTRQSQEDQHRINYEESMMVRLSVSKREKGRRKRANVMSSQLHSLTHFSDISALTGGTPHLDEDQNPIKKRKKILKKGRKKKGFRRRR; from the exons ATGGCGGCCCCCGAGAGTTCC GAGATGCTGGAGTCAGACCTGCCAAGTGCCGTCACACTTTTGAAAAACCTTCAGGAGCAG GTGATGGCTGTAACTGCACAAATACAAGCTCTGATAAAAAAAGTTCAAGCTAGAGCCTATCCTACAGAGAAG GGTCTCAGCCTCTTGGAAGTAAAAGACCAGCTACTGCTCATGTACCTTATGGATTTAACCCATCTCATCCTGGACAAAGCCTCAGGAGGGTCTCTTCAGGGACATCCTGCAGTTTTGAGACTGGTGGAGATTCGCACG GTTTTGGAAAAGCTTCGTCCCTTGGACCAAAAACTGAAGTATCAAATTGACAAACTAGTCAAGACTGCAGTGACAGGCAGCCTCA GTGAGAATGACCCACTCCGTTTTAAGCCTCATCCCAGCAATATGATGAGCAAG TTGAGCtctgaggatgaggaggaagatCAAACAGAAGAAGGCCAATCTGAAGCTTCAGGGAAGAAATCTGCAAAAGGAACAATTAAGAAATATGTTCCGCCACGCTTGGTTCCAGTACATTATG ATGAAACAGAAGCTGAGCGGGAGAAAAAGCGCCTAGAACGGGCTAAAAAACGGGCATTGAGCAGCTCTGTCATTCGAGAACTGAAGGAGCAATACTCAGATGCTCCAGAGGAAATCCGTGATGCTCGGCATCCTCATGTTACTCGCCAGAGTCAGGAGGATCAACATAG GATTAACTATGAGGAGAGCATGATGGTGCGTTTAAGTGTTAGTAAACGCGAGAAAGGACGGCGAAAACGGGCAAATGTCATGAGCTCACAACTCCATTCCCTCACACACTTCAGTGACATCAGTGCTTTGACAGGAGGAACCCCTCATCTTGATGAG gatcagaatCCTATCAAGAAGCGGAAGAAGATACTGAAGAAAGGTCGGAAGAAAAAAG GTTTTCGGAGGCGGCGGTGA
- the NGDN gene encoding neuroguidin isoform X3: MLESDLPSAVTLLKNLQEQVMAVTAQIQALIKKVQARAYPTEKGLSLLEVKDQLLLMYLMDLTHLILDKASGGSLQGHPAVLRLVEIRTVLEKLRPLDQKLKYQIDKLVKTAVTGSLSENDPLRFKPHPSNMMSKLSSEDEEEDQTEEGQSEASGKKSAKGTIKKYVPPRLVPVHYDETEAEREKKRLERAKKRALSSSVIRELKEQYSDAPEEIRDARHPHVTRQSQEDQHRINYEESMMVRLSVSKREKGRRKRANVMSSQLHSLTHFSDISALTGGTPHLDEDQNPIKKRKKILKKGRKKKGFRRRR; encoded by the exons ATGCTGGAGTCAGACCTGCCAAGTGCCGTCACACTTTTGAAAAACCTTCAGGAGCAG GTGATGGCTGTAACTGCACAAATACAAGCTCTGATAAAAAAAGTTCAAGCTAGAGCCTATCCTACAGAGAAG GGTCTCAGCCTCTTGGAAGTAAAAGACCAGCTACTGCTCATGTACCTTATGGATTTAACCCATCTCATCCTGGACAAAGCCTCAGGAGGGTCTCTTCAGGGACATCCTGCAGTTTTGAGACTGGTGGAGATTCGCACG GTTTTGGAAAAGCTTCGTCCCTTGGACCAAAAACTGAAGTATCAAATTGACAAACTAGTCAAGACTGCAGTGACAGGCAGCCTCA GTGAGAATGACCCACTCCGTTTTAAGCCTCATCCCAGCAATATGATGAGCAAG TTGAGCtctgaggatgaggaggaagatCAAACAGAAGAAGGCCAATCTGAAGCTTCAGGGAAGAAATCTGCAAAAGGAACAATTAAGAAATATGTTCCGCCACGCTTGGTTCCAGTACATTATG ATGAAACAGAAGCTGAGCGGGAGAAAAAGCGCCTAGAACGGGCTAAAAAACGGGCATTGAGCAGCTCTGTCATTCGAGAACTGAAGGAGCAATACTCAGATGCTCCAGAGGAAATCCGTGATGCTCGGCATCCTCATGTTACTCGCCAGAGTCAGGAGGATCAACATAG GATTAACTATGAGGAGAGCATGATGGTGCGTTTAAGTGTTAGTAAACGCGAGAAAGGACGGCGAAAACGGGCAAATGTCATGAGCTCACAACTCCATTCCCTCACACACTTCAGTGACATCAGTGCTTTGACAGGAGGAACCCCTCATCTTGATGAG gatcagaatCCTATCAAGAAGCGGAAGAAGATACTGAAGAAAGGTCGGAAGAAAAAAG GTTTTCGGAGGCGGCGGTGA